Within Spinacia oleracea cultivar Varoflay chromosome 4, BTI_SOV_V1, whole genome shotgun sequence, the genomic segment ACTGCGAGCCACCTGGGCACATTCTATGCCCACTTGAAATCAGGCATGTTCTTGGAAAACATCCTGCGGCAGCCGAGGATCCCCTCCCAGTACATGTCTTGACACTACTCGACAGTGTACATCTTAGAGCTCCTCTGCTCAAAGTCACGAACCTGCTCCTTCAGACGCCTGATGTCATCCTCGAGAACAGGAACTCGGTCAACAGAGGCCTGAAGCTTCGTATTACTCTCCCGAAGGCTGACAATTGTGGTATCTTTACCTTGGAGCTTGCTCTCCAGGTCAGCCTTCTCAGCAGCATGCTTCTCCTTCTCAGCCTTGTACTTCTCGGCATCCTCTTCTACTTGGAAAGCGAGGATGCCAACCTCCTTTCCAATCTCCATCAGGGCATTCCCCCCTTCCTTGGTGAACTCGGCAACCTCCTCCCTTGCCTTCGCAAGTTCGGAGACGACCAAACTGAACTTTTGGTCAAGGTTGGGAATGTCCCGAGCATAGAGTGCCTCGAACCTTTGGAGCCTCCTCTCATCATGAGATTGGCATACAGCAGATAAAGAGCTCCAATAGGCGACCTAAAAAGAGGAAACGAACTTAGCTGACGacaaaaagagagggaaaagcAATAACCAAAACTGAGCAAAGTATAAATCACCTCGTTTAGATGGTACTGAGCCATCTTGGTGGGATGGTTCGACACCTCCCCAGGAATGCGGAACTGCGGAACCCCGCGCAGCAAGTTCTCATGAGCCGCCTCGGGGCCAATCATGGAGGTCGCATGGGCAGCAGGGTCTTCACCCAAGACAGCAGGGCGAGCGTAGCGGGCCATAGTCTCCCGAACCTCCAAAGGGATCCTCTTCAAAGGAACTTCGAAACATGGATCGCCATGAACCAACCCCTCCAAAACAGAGGTAGAGGTGGAACCCAGGGTCTCACGGCGCCGCTTCGTACCACGCCCCTCCGAAGCGCCCCCTTCAGAGAAACCCAGAGCTGAAGGCTGTTCAGCACCCTCCGCCGCCAAAGGGACATCCTCCGCGGCATCTGAGGCGGTGAGATCCACGAGTACCCTTGGAGGAGTCTTCGGATCCTCCTCCAAACCTACTGCATCAACCCCCTCGGAAACATGCACCTCGGCGGAAGCAGTTGGAATATCCTCCTCCTCCCTCTCCACTTCAAGGGTGATGTCCTCAACGATCACCCCCAAAGGCGTCAGCGGCGAAGGAATGGTAGCCTCCTCGGCCAAAGGTTGGTCCACCTGTTCATTGGGCACCAACACAGCAACGCTCTTCAGCTTCTGGCCCGGAACAGGGATGAAGCGACGCAAGTTCTCAGGAAGAACCATCTCCTTCTCTTGCCGAGCAAGATACCGCTCTCCTGCTTCAGCGAGACTGGGATCCGAGGCAACAACCTATTGAATCCTCTCCTTAGTCAAAAAAGGTCGTTGGCTCAGAAACTCGAGAACCTCGGGGCGGGGGGTTACCTTAGAGAAGTTCGaagacttcttcttcttcctcctcggAGACTTCTCCCTAGCAACTGACTTCCCCTTTCGAGAAGCTTCGTCCTCCGAAGACTTCCGCTTTTTCAACCTCTGCGACTCCTGGAGAACACGGGAAAGTAAGAACGCAAGAAAAAACATGCAGAAAAACGAAAAACGAGAAGTGGACACTCACCTCGGGAATAGCGAAGGAAGGAGGAGATGAAGCAGATGAGACAACTGGGGCAGCAACTGTCGCTTCAGGACCCTGTACGAAGATAAAACGAGATGAGCCCCCACATCGGGAAAAAGCGAAGTACCACGCAAGCAAACAGCAAGAAAGTTACCGGATCAGAAGTAGTTACCAGTTCAGGGAGAACAGTCTGTCTCGGAACCGCTTCCCCAGGACGATCAGCAGACCAAGGATCGGCCCGAACGTCGTCGATATGGGCCAAAGCGTGAGCCGAAAACCGGGCGTTCTCTAACCTCGGTTGCTGAGGGTTGCTAGCCTTGAAGTCGTAAGGAGGGCAGTTAAAAAGAATCTTCCCACCTTCCAACTTGTATCCCAACACCTCGGGATCAAGAGCGGCCTCACCAAATGCTGCACAAAGAGAAGAAAAAAGGTCAGTCACAAACAAGCCAAGAGAGAGGCGAACACCTCCGCCGAAGCACGATCTCAGCACGAGAATTCTCACCCCTATCGTAGATCCTACTGAGACCGGCAGCAGCAAGGATAGCCTCCCGAGTGATATAATGAAAATTAGGAAGCCAGTGCATAGGCTCCCTAGTTGACTTCGCTCGGAACCACTCCAGCAGAGCTACATGATCCGGATTTCCCAGATCAACAGGACCGACCCTTGACATCTCCGGGTCCACCCTCACGAACCACTTCGGCGGGGAATAGTAGTGAGGATACTTCGGATCCACGGGCACCCGCACTAGAAGCCATTACTTCTTCCAGTTATGAACCGACGAGACATAAGGAAACGCAGTTATGTACTGCGAATCCCCCTTCCGAAGCCGTTTGTTGGTAATCGCCCACCAGCCGTGCTCCGCGTTTTGGTTCCTCCCCAGCTCATGCATTTCCTTGAAAATCTCGATAGATGGAGGGTAACCGAGGAAATCGCACGTCCAGCGATAAGAGATTATATGACGCATGGACTTCGACGTCAACTGAGCCAAGAAAATATTATACTCCTCCAACACGTGGGATACGAAGGGGTCCAAAGGGAACCTGAGCCCGTAGTCAAAATGGTGGAGATACACCGCTATCCTGCCAGGAGGCGGCCTCGTCACCCGAGCATGCGGCTGAagaggaagctcgcaccagtagcCCAAGGCATACTGAATGCCGTATAGATCCTCGGCAAGCCTATCATAATGCTCCCGCCGAGCGGCAACCAACCACTCCCCCTCAACAGCAGTACCATCGGGACCAGCGATCTCGGTAGGGTCATTAAACAAAGCTGCGAGCTTACCCTCAGGATCCGCTTCCTCCCACCTCCTCGGGAAGAAAGGACGAACCACAAATCGACCAGTGGCACCAGTTCTATGGCTCGACCCGGCTTGAGCTCCGCTTCCCGAACGTTCCTCAACCTCGGAAGGGACGTTCCTCACATCCTCCTCCGAACCACTAGAGGAGGACACCGTGTCGAACTTCTTCTTCCACCTCCCTCCGGCCATGGCAAGAACTTCAAAAAGAGCAGAACGCCGAAGATACAGAGAACGAGGAACGAAAGAAACAAAagggaaacaaattacctttttcggAGCGGAAACTGCCGATAAACCGAACTGAGTGAAGATCCGAAGCTGATTCTCAACGAATTCACGAAGATCTGAAGAAAACTCACAAGAAATGTCACCGGATTTCTGGGAAAGCTTGAGAGAGATTTGGGTGAATAAAGTTTCGAAATTTGGTTTGGGTCGAGTATTTATAGGCCTTGGCACGAAAAACCGCCCAACTTCCACTTTATCTTGGACCGTACGATGGACACCGCATCTGAAGCGTCCTTTGGACACCTGTCCCACTAGCGCACGGATTCAAACGCCCCTTTTTGAAAAAAGAGGGGGAAATCTTTCAACTTCTGGAacttggaaacccacccatttatctctaaatggaccgggtctggggggcatgttgtttgggctcccaattggaaACCAATTGGGCctctaagtccaaagcccaaaggCTCTATACAACAACATCAACCCACGACCAACTCCTTTGGCTTGTCAGCCACCAtagaggcccaaggcccaaatagtaataaatgacctatgggcacatTTACTactcaaacactataaataagccgtcaaGGCACACACcccaaggtacgtccattttcacgccttaagactactcttctagagatcttctctctagaatccgagcattgttcttacttaggcatcggaggcgctttcctcggaaacacccccgaggctagtaacttgtttattgtgcAGGTTAACTTGGACACGACGcattcgagctagcaagatcttcaacacacacgaaAAGGACCTTCatacgaagcccattgtttcatctacttcaacaccggaacagttaTTAATAATTATGATCAGAGTTTCCATTGTTAAATGTATCGGTTAAACTGTTGTAATTTAAAGAAACAGAGAAAGTAAATAGTTAGCTTATATGAACATCTCAATGTTAAGACTTAAGAGTAATGAAAACCGGTTTGCATGTCGTAATTAGCAATAATGTTAGTTGAATAAGTGGATTGTGTACACGGATCTCAAACGAAGTGGTGTAGATATAATTTGATCCTAGGTCATGGACTCTTTAATACCATCATTCGAGATTTTTATTAACTGACTAATCTAATTGACATTCACGTTAGAATcactaatttttaattaaaaaacaaaactaaatattATCGAAACTAACTAAAAATATATGTTCGAAACAGCCTGGTTCAGCCCAAGCCTCTGCTTCTCTACCATATTTAGAAATACATTacccatttattttcttttattttgggAAGAAATAAACAAGATTTTGACATATACTTTTCCAACATTATTGTCACATATCCATAAACAAAAGGAAATAAGTtcccaaataataataacatttgaTTATCAACAAATTTGGCTAATCCTTTTTCCTGATTACTACCTGAAATGTCTAATCCTTTCATATCTTTGTTTTCGTACCCCCGAATATAAATACTCCTTTCGTTCTCAACCAAATACATTGCAACACTTCCTCTTTCCCGCGCTTTTTTtacccttaaaaaaaaaaaaaaaccaacaaaCAGAACATTATTCCAAACCCGAAAATGGTCAAagataatacttcctccgctcTTCTTGTACTATCTACATTAGTGTTACTTCTACTACTTACCCCCATGGTAGCGTCCGAAGCAACCCGGGAAACCCAAACAAAAATCGACTCCATATGCAGGTCGAACGAGGACTACGGATTCTGCAACAAGGTTTTTCAAGCGGATATCCAACAACCCGACATGGACTACGTGGGCTTAACGAAGATTACAATCATGGAGGCCCGAAAGAATGCCTCGAACACTTTGGGGTTCATTAGGGCTCAAATCCCTGGGGTTAAGGATGAATCAGAGCTTAATTACTATAAGGTATGTGAGAATGCATATTTGACTATTAAGCAAAGTTTTGATCAAGCTTTCGACGCGTTTATTAAGGGAGATTATACACTAATGGCTTCTGATCAAAGGATTACCCCAAGAGTTCAAGCTAATTGTGTTACTATCTTTACTATGTCTTCAGTTTCAGAGAATCCTCTTGGAAGTCTGAATGAGAGGAACAGAGAAATGAGGATTCTTATAACTATGGCTATTATTACAGCTAGTTTTATAGTTccataattatttactaatgtAGTAATTAAGGGATGAAAATCTTTAATTTGTTGAGAATAAATGTATGGTTTATCTACATATTCTATACAACACATATTATAAGTCCCCAATCTATCATGTATTCATGTGGTGTTCTTCCTTAAACAATGAGATTGTCTGTTCTCTTCATGTGGTGTTCTTCCTTAAACAATGAGATTAGACCACACTAGAAAAATCGGACCACAATCACCACCACCAGAAAATTTCATACTATATCATACCAGAAAAGGCAAAAAAACACTCACATAAAACATTCACACCATACCACACCAAACCAGGAAAATCAAAGCTGAGCAGACTAGAAACTAGAAAATTCAGAACAAGCCAGGTGAAGAGAGCAAAGCCCGTTGAGTAAATAACTTTTATAGTTCAGCCGTCAAAACTAAATACTCCGTAAATACTACGCATAATAAATGATAACAGAGAGTAAAAAGGGTTGGTGTTTTTACTTCCTTATCGTTATGTAATGACCCGAGGCATCACACCCAAACTGTAGTAAATAAGGTGTTGTATTAACTAGCAAATGAAGTACGGAGTAGTTTTTTTCTACAAGTTCTCAATAAGAAGACACAAGGGCACGAGGCAATCACAAACATCTTCGAAATAGTGCATCTTCTTATAACTAAACATCAATAAGACAAAGACAAGCTCTCAAGAGGTGCAAAAGATTGCAAGAGTCTTGAAACATAATAGGAGAAAAGTTCAAAAGAAGCAATTTACAAAAATGGCGGTTTTGTCTTGAGCAATGAAGGTCAATCATCTGCCTAGCAAAGCAACACGATCCTTCTGCACTCCTTGAGTAACGTTGAGGTCAAAGAGCTCACAACGTATAGGCATCTCCATTTCATAGAAAGGATTCTTTAACACATAATCGGTGTATAGCTCATAAACATATTTCAAGAGCATCTCCATATTCTGTGTTCCGGGCTCACATACCACAAAGAATTTTGTTCCTGCAAGGAACATCGAAACAATGTATTTAgtagtgaaaaaaaaaaatgcatgtGACAATGTAGATCATACCCTCTTCAACCAAGGGTTTACAAATTGACAAGGATGTGTTTTGATGTAAGCAACACTCAACAGGTATGTTCAAACAGATTCTTGGCTCACTCCAAGCAACATGTTTATATTAGGTTTACAAAATAGTCGGAAATAGGAGTTAGTATAACATACAAATGCCAGAAGTTTAAAACTTTCAGCTTTCCGTTTCTTTAAACAGTACCTATCGCTGCCCCAACCAAACCACACC encodes:
- the LOC110792794 gene encoding uncharacterized protein, yielding MVKDNTSSALLVLSTLVLLLLLTPMVASEATRETQTKIDSICRSNEDYGFCNKVFQADIQQPDMDYVGLTKITIMEARKNASNTLGFIRAQIPGVKDESELNYYKVCENAYLTIKQSFDQAFDAFIKGDYTLMASDQRITPRVQANCVTIFTMSSVSENPLGSLNERNREMRILITMAIITASFIVP